In Miscanthus floridulus cultivar M001 chromosome 19, ASM1932011v1, whole genome shotgun sequence, the DNA window AAGATAAACCAGAGTCAATAAAAAAATCAGGGGGCAGGGGTATCCATCATCTTAAAACCGAATCAGAATCTTGaaggaaaaaaaatagtaaaCCTTGTCAGTTGTCACTCAACTTGCGACCAGACAACCAGACAATCTGTCGAAAATCAACTTAAGATAGCATAAAGTAATACAACTTGATAGGACGACTAGACTGTTTCTAAAAACAATGCCGGGCTTACGTGCTTTCCTGCAACAGCATGTAAAGTAAGTATGCTAATCAGGCAATGAAACCATGACATCTCGCATACAAGCCTCCTGCAGGTTACATTGTTTAACGTTTATTGACTAACGAACTACtgcaaacaaaaaaacaaaaaaatcttCAACAATGAAACATTCAAGGTAATGCAAAAAGGCATATGATTAAACCTAGAAATAAAGACAATCGCATTGCTTTATTGATCTGTGCAAAACTAAATTTAGTTCATTCAGGACTTGTTTGTATTGTGCTTACAAAACAACTGATGTTGAGAGGTTCCATATGCTGAGCCGAAGGGAAGAACTTCAGTATTTGATCTTAGAATGTTCTCGCAGTATTGAAGCGTCCCTATGCACTATGTTCCGGTTCACTGATCAGGAAGAGTTGCTGTGATGTGATACAATAGTATGCCCCCAGGGAGAAAGGTGTGCAACTCAAAACAGAACAGTGTTGTCACAAATATTGGAGGTTACCAGATCTCTAAAACTAACATTGATCCGAAACAGCAGAACAACCAGAAAAAAAAAAATGGAGCTAGAAAGCCGTATAATAGGTGGTTAACTATCTTCTATGGTTCGGAGGGCAAGTGGCGTAGTCCGTGGGAAGATCAGAGCCTGTGAGGACCACCGGACCACCAGTCTTCCTTTGACCTGCCAATCTAAGGAAAAAAGTACATGTGAACAAAAAGTACAAATGAAAAGATGAGGATCTGCAAAATGGAACAATGTGTTAGCTAGTTCGACAACTTTATAGTCAATACTTGATTGCTTTATGTCAAACAGCAacaaacaaaaaggaaaagaacacGAATATTATATGATCAAACTGAACCCAATCTATGGAGATGTCTACTCAGAAGTCAAAAAAGTCCAAACTAGTACAACTCACTGAAGCACACGAGGCAGTTATACAATTTCCTGAAAACAATGCCCCATCTAACATACCGTATCAAATAAAATCCTAAATAGAGACCTCAACAGTTTGTTCAGATCCAGAGTCCAGTCCATGATTCTTGTTCTAAGCCCTGATAATTTCTCAACAGAGAAGATAGCAGATGGAAGCAATGGAGACATAGCAATTGATCCATATCACCGTTACCAGGTATTGTTGAAAAATGACCATCTTAGCAACtaataaatttttattttcccaGCATATGTCAGATGTCATTCACTGAATACAGGAGGATGTCAAAATCATGAAGTATATAGGTTTTAATGCCTATAGATTTTCTATTTCTTGGACAAGAATTCTGCCTAGTAAGTGATTCTTCTAGCCTATTATCATACATTTCATGTTCTCAGAAAATTGTACTAGAATCTTGACACTTGAGATTAAATAGACCTCACTTAAACCCATCACCTTCGAACATATCCTAGCCAACCGCTTAGAGCTGCTACTGTAAAAAAAATTGGACTTGAACTTTGATCTGCAGCAAACATCCATCACCTTTGAACATATTCTAGCCAACCATTTGGAATTTCTGCTATTATATATATCAGAATTTGGAGACTTCAACTTTGATTTGCAGCAAACGGTAATAGAGTTCTAACAGAGAACAGGTAAACACATAGATCAACCTCAGCCACTAGTTGATGCAATGATGGATTGATGGCATGGATGCAGATGGAAAACTGAGTGGAGGGGTCAACATGGAAGGAATCAAATACTACAACAACCTCATTAACAAGCTAATTTCAGAAGGTAAATACTCATAACATAAATAGTCGAAAAAATATTTATCTTTGCATCATAATGTCTAAACAAAATGTAGGCATTCAACCATTCGTCACCCTTTTTCACTGGGACTCCCCACAAGCATTAGAACAGGAGTATGGTGGCTTTTTGAGCCAGCTTATTGTGTAAGTAAATTTGACCAATCACGCCATATAAATCTTCCTTAATGCATTCTAGATTATCTGCTCTTGATCAATAATAACAATGCTACTGAAATTAGAACAAACTAAGAATCAAGCCTTACTATATTTAGCTATCATTACCAGAGAAGACTTACGTGACTACGCCAAACATCTGCTTTAGGGAGTTTGGAGATAGAGTCAAGCACTGGATAACATTCAATGAGCCTTGGAGTTTCAGTATTAATGGCTAGGCCAGTGGTATATTAGCACTTGGCAGATGTTCTGCTTGGGAAAATTCAGGATGGGCAGGTGCTCTCGTCGGCGACTGGTTACTAGAGCTCACTCTCAACCTGGAGACCCAGGTTTGAGCCCTGCATCCTCTTAATTAAAAAGCGGGGGTGCGGTTTTCTCCTTCCcgtcaagttttttttttgttgttttatTCAGGATGTAGCATGGGAGACTCTGGAAGTGAACCTTATATTGTAGCTCATAACCAATTTCTAGCTCATGCAGCAGCAGTTCAGGTGTACAGAGGCAAATACCAGGTACAGATTTTATTTCCAAATTGTTATTACTTTCAGCAACAAACAAATCAAACATACGCAATTAACATAACAAAATGCATTCTGGCATGCAAAGAGAATATATCAATAATGTGACAAACCTTCTAGTCACATTTAATTGAAAATCTTTACACAATTAGGTCTCCAAAAGTAGAACATCACAGTAGATATTATATATAAGCCATAAAGCCACAATCTGCTCCTGTAAACAATAGATGGTAGTGCTGGGCATTTTCTAGAGTTCTACTCAATGTTTGATAACAAAACTAGCACATCAAAGGTGTCTCAGACAATAGACGAGAATTCCAAGGTTCAGCAAGCTTGTTATGATAGTTTGCACTAGTACTCATTTAATCATTTCCATATACTTAGGCAGCTTGATAGTTTGCACTTACAATGATGATAATTAATAATCATGCAGGAGAAGCAAAGAGGCAGCATAGGAGTTACTCTAGTCAGCAACTGGATGATTCCCTACACAAATTCCAAGCGAGATAAGGATGCTGCCAAGCGCGCGCTACAATTTATGTATGGCTGGTGAGTTTTCATTTAGTTCTTACTAGACAGACTTCAGGTTTCGTCCTTGAAGTTTCCACTAAATCAAAATCAGAAAGATTTTTCTAAGAAACTATTTACATAATTTGGTGATAATTTGAACAGGTTCATGGATCCTCTAACTAAGGGAGATTACCCACTCAGCATGAGAACACTAGTTGGTAATAGATTACCAAGATTCACAGAAGAAGAGTCAAAGGCCATATACGGATCATTCGACTTCATTGGCCTCAACTACTATACAGCAAGATATGTTCAGAATACCAAACACAGTAACAATGGAAACAAAAGCTATAGTACTGATTCGTGAACTAATCAATCAGGTAATTATGTAAAAAAAAAagagcgtacccagtgcagagagctcccgctctgtgcggggtctggggaagggtgtcagtggcaagccttaccctcgcctgtacaatgcgaggagaccgcgactcgaacccgggaccttccggtcacaggcggtaagactctaccgcttgcaccaggcccacccttcaATCAGGTAATTATGTAATCATATTATTTCTATTCTATATTCAAATTACTTGGGTGGACTAAGAGTTTTCTGGACCTGTATTGTAACAACAGTTGAAAGAAACGGGACAGCTATCGGTCCAAAAGTATGACTTCCACAAAAAGGAAAATTATCTTGCTTCATGTTTGACAGTTGTGTAACTGGGTTGATGATAAATAATGAAGGGTTATTTATAGATAATCTAGTCATTTAGCACAAAATTAGAAAGTCATTGCAGATTCGCATGAAAACAACGAATATTTGTATCCAGGCTGGATCTCCTTGGCTGTACATCTATCCAAAAGGAATAGAAGATCTCCTGCTATACACCAAGAAGACATACAACAATCCTACAATCTACATCACAGAAAAGGGTTCAACAGTCTAACTACATTTTATATCAGTTTGTTCTGTGGCTTACTCAGGAATCCAGAGCAGTAGCTGATAAATTTACTCATTATGCTACAGGTGTCGATGAAATTAACAATGTAAACATACCACTTCAAGAAGCCTTAGTCGACAATACCATAATAGAATTCTACCGGCAACACCTATTCCATATTCAAAGAGCCCTCAAGTAAGTCTGGTGCTTGATTTGTAGTAGATGCATAACTGAATTATCGATCACGATTCACGAAAATGTATGTATTagacacaaaaaaaaaaatttatgtTTATGCACCAAAATCAAAAGTACTCTTATGACATGGCAGGGAAGGAACTAACGCACGAGGGTACTTTGCATGGTCACTATTTGACAATTTCGAGTGGATGGATGGTTATACTGTGAGATTTGGTATTAATTACATCGACTACAGGGATGGTTTGAAAAGATATCCAAAGAGTTCCAGCAAATGGTTCCAGAATTTCCTTCATAACTGAAATTTTGTACTGCTCAAGTTAAAAGTACTATGGAGCAACATTACAATTACAAATGCAGCGTCCATATCTTATCGTACTCTCCAGCTTCCAGTTTTAGTGTTGTACAAGTGATTCTTATAAAGCCAAGATGATCAGACTGCAATTTCCCTGAGCATGCTGATATTTTTAGAGTAATAATACTACAAAAATGCATCTCATAAACCATTGTAGTCTGTCATGCTACTCTGATAGTTAGGATTTAAAAGCATACTCATGTCACACACACACAATGGCCTTTTGCAACAGAAGCATACATTAGATGTTACACACAAACAGATACATATCACAGACGAACATAAACAATTGAAACCATTAAAACCAATGTTGCAAACATCAGCATGTTTAGCCTTGCAACTGGGGATTTTTCAAATTTCATAACAGATAGCACAGGGCTTCAAGGAATCATATAGGCCccattcgcttgtcttaaaaatggcttattcggcttcttttttcagccagaacagtgtttttcagccagtttcagaccccgttcgctggtctggttaATTACGCTGTTCAACTGCCCTGTATATCAGGAAAAAGTACAAGACTGACTAAGGCGGTCAACTTCTATGAAACATTGATTATATCATTGTTCACTGATAAATGAAGCCTTTGGTAACCATATATTACTTTCTTCACCACTCAACTGCATTCGTTCTGTCCTGAGAGGGCTATAATATGACTTGTCCATATGATGAATCTGATACTTTAATTCATACCCATACATACGCACTTCCAAGCAGCAAAGCAACAGGAGCAAGAAATCATAAATATTCTAAAGTATATACCATAAGATAATAATTTTGCAAACTCAATCTTATTTGGTCCAGGAACAAAAATACAGTCATACAGCTAATTGACTAACACTTGAGCTCAGTAAAGTATTGATCTCTCCAATTATATGCACTGGCCTTCCATCAAAAACAGACGATAGTGTTGACTCACACAGCTTCTTTAGTTCCCTTGTTTTTGTAACTGCTGCCTCCTGTATATGTGGAAAAGGTAAATATTTAACACACTCCACCTTCAGCAAATTAAAATAGATTTATTGGCTATATAAAGCGCAAGGACCAAGGAGACATATTGGTGTTTTGGTTCACTATTAGCACATAATGGATGAATAACTCCAATTTGCAAAGAGCAAATATGAATCATAAGCCTACGTATCTTTGCCACACTATGATGCTCTCTTATTGAGTTTAGATCACAGCTTCGCATGGATTGCTACTACATGGTGTTTTTTTACTAAACTCAGTAAAACTGTAGAAGTATATGTGCAGATGAACAAAGCAACAGAATATAATTGAAACTGATGTCTGGACACCATACTTGGTTAGAATTTGCAGGGACACACTGCAGAGCTATTTCGCCAAATGGAATAAGAAATTAGTTAGCGAACAATGTGGAAATTCAAAGGTGATCTTTTCCATCATCCACCAGCAAATGGAGTGTCGTGTGTCTGAGCAGCATTGAGATCAATACCAAATGGCCAGGATATTTGCATCATCATCGATCAGATAAACaatagaagggcaggcctggtgcagtggtgagagctgtctcactgagtcaccaggtcgtgggttcgaagcagcctctccgcagattttgcgggagaaaggcttgtctcggtttatcccttccccagaccccactcatgtgggagcctccggcactgggtctgtccTTTTTTTTATCGATCAGATAAACAATGCTTTTACAGAGTGTCTCAGCAAGTGATGAAATTGTATTTTCTGTAGCCAATTTTAccaaggattttttttttcacttaCTTGCTTTGGCCATGATGATGACAGTGCGTTTTGCAGCTCCATACGCTTAACAGATAAATCACCTAAACCTTCCCGTAATTTAACCTCATGATGCTTTTTCTCTTCTAAGGTTGACACTAATCTGTCCAGAAACCTTGGGAAGAGGAAAGAAACAGTAACCAGTTAAAGAAAATATAGAAACATTATGCATTTATGGTGGAAAAACTGGTGTAGTATGCAAGCCTTCAAGAATAGGCTAAGAAAGAATTTTTTCATTACTTTATTGAACTAATAGTAATGAAAGACATTAAGGAGCAGGATGCTTCATAATCCCTTACCTTTTAGAATTAAGGATCATTATAAGGTCAAGAGTCTTCTGATTAGTTAGCAATGAGATTGCTGAAGAAACCTCTACAAGCATATTCTCCAAACTATCAGGAGTGTGCTGCTGGAGAACAAAAGGTGAGACAGCTAGCACTTGATGCTGTAGAGATGATGTATCTGCATTCCTCATCTCCCCTAAGCGTTGAGTCAAAAATGATTTTACCTGTTTCAGTTATCATAAATTAATAAATTGCAGCACTATGCAGTAAGAAGGTGCATCCAGAAAGCCGCCTCATCGTACAACAAAAACACTAGTCACCAATTGAATTTCTAAAATAACGTTATTATTCAGTACAGACAAGATGAAAGGAAAAGGTCTTAATAAGACAGATTATGCAATATCATCTGAACTAGATAagaggggggagggaggggggaTGGTCAACATACCTCAAGTAAATCATCCAGAATGTCATTCCTATATTCCTTTTCCAACAACCGACTTCTATCTTCAGTTACCATTTGAGACTGCGGTTGCTCTAATTCAGATGGAGCATTCTGTATACTAGCAATTTCTTCAGAACTATCAGCAGTGATGTCCCAGCAAATACCAGACTCAGATGATGCAAGATCTTCTTGGTTCAAGGATTTGTCTGAGACATTATAATTTTCAGAACCGGCCAGCTCTATATTAGCGTCAATAATTTCATATGATCCAAAACCATTGCCAGATTCTTCAACAGGCTGTTCCACAGCACCAATGTCCCAATCAATTTCATTAGCGTCCACAGAAATGTCCCAATCAATATCATCAGCAGCAACATTTGAGTCAATTTGTCCTGCGCTCCCAAACCCATGAGATTTCGGTGCCTCTCCAAGAGAACTTTTGATCTCATTATATACTGAGACATGCAAAGAAGGAGGGTTGGCCTGCAACTCTTTCAGCTTATGTAGCACAGAAACACAATTTCCCTGAAGTTCAGAAGAACAAAGTGGTTAAAATTCACGAGAATGTTTCTAGCAGCTAAAAATTGTGTATTCAGTATGTGATATGTTCTACATAGTCCTGATTGTACCTTGTCCTCAGTATGGCAGTCCTTAACAAAAGTTGTGTAGTACTCCATGGCATTTGAGACAGGATCACTGTTCAGGACCTCCAAGATTTTGCTAAAAGTAGATGGAAGTGTTTTTGCAGACTCTATTAGTTCTTCCCTCACATTTATTCCCTGCAGATGACAAAGTTTAAACCAAGTGGCACTCCAGATCAGTATGATGTGGTGAGCAATGTAGTAGGAAAATTACTGCAGGTTGGGAAAAAGGTAGAGAAGCTGACCTGCAAACCGAGTTCCTGGCAAGCTTCTACATATCTAGTAGCTGACAATGCTGCAAGACGCTTGATGTCAGCCTCCCTTCGATCAAGCTCTGCAAGTTGTTGCTGAGTCTTCTGCATCTGCTTCCTCTGATATGGACTTGAAGGAGCCAAAAAAATCAAGTCAACTAACCAAGGTCAAGCATAGCTAAACATAATTTTAGTTAGCAGTTAAACTCAATATCTAGACAGACTTCATACATGTCATAGTTAACATTTTGAACCATGATCTGTGCTGCCTCTCCAAGATAGACATGGTCCTTCTCGTAAGCTTTAATAATGGACTCCCATTCACCCTAGAAAATACAATTGCAATCAGTTGGGATGTCAATTCCAGCAAACGACATTGCATTTGTCTCAGAAGGAAAAGCAAACACTACCGCGGATCCCGTCAGGCGGCCAAATATGTTGCGACTCTCGGTGTTGGAGTCAAGAAGAATGCCATATATCTTCTTCGCTTCAAGGTACCCAATTTCTAAACCAAGGCAAGGAATCAGAAGCGAAGGATTACATTCCACACGGACAGAGAGAGTGAGAAAATCGAATCGCGCGACCTGAGGAAGCAAGTTAAGGAAGAAAGGGGCGGCGTTCGGCACGAGGGTTTATAAGAGCATGACGAATTCGCCGAAATTCCTACACTGACGATCCGCTAAGAGGTGGGGATCAACTCTGCTACCTTCGGGGTCGAGGGAGAGGAGCGAGGGGTGCAGGTCCCGCGGCAGGGCGGCGAAGGCGGTGGCGACGCGGGCGCGAATGCCGGCGAGGCGCTTCCGCCAGTCGTGCGGCACTCGCTTGCGGTCGACGAGCCACTCCTGGAGGCGGCCAAAGGCGATGTCGATGGGGAGGTTGCGGATCTCCGACGGGTCGTGCATCGTGGCGCCCGCGGGGTCCGCGCGGCGGGCGGATCACGCGGCCGGCGAGGGAGGGACGACGAACGCGAGCGCCGCAGGCCGGAGCCGATCGGGGAGAACCGGAGAAGGAAGAGAGTGGGCGATGGATGACTCCGTTGGACTCGGCTGCACTTGGTTGTTGGGCTCGAGAGTAGTGCTTGGTTGGGCCTTTTCAGTCCACAGAGCCGGCCCAAACCTCCCTCGATTTCGGCTCGCGTACGCGACACGCGGGTTGCGGTGCGGGACCACTGGCAGTGGCAGGGTGCGAAAAATCCCAGAAAGGAATCGCACGGCATGCGCTCCCGTGAACAATTCGGCGGCCGTCTCGTCTCGTCTTCCCACCAATCCGCTAATCGCTCTTGCTGCTCCAATCCGCACCTCGGCCAGGCGAAGGGGGAGAAAAGGGCGAGATGACGGTGGAGAAGGTGGACGCGGCGCTGGCCGACTTCGACGCCCACTTCGACCGCCTCTTCGCTTCCCCGGACGCCGCCTCCGACGGCAAGGTGAAGCTGCTGCTCTTCCTGGCCGACCGCGAGCCTGACTCCTCCCTCACCTGGTGCCCCGGTAAGTAAGAAGAATCCTCGTCGCCGATAACGATAGATTCCGTTCAGCAACTAATAGTCGTCGTGTCGCCCTGGTCCCGTGCTTACTCTACTCACCGTCGCCGTCAGACTGCAACGTGGCGGAGCCGGTGATCTACGAGCGGCTGGAGGCGCTGCAGGGCAGGGACGCGGTGCTCCTGCGCGCCTACGTCGGGGACAAGCCCACATGGCGTGACCCGGCGCACCCGTGGAGGGTGGACCCCAGGTTCGGGCTCAAGGGCGTGCCCACGCTGATCCGGTGGGAggatggcgccgccgccgcccgcctcgGGGACGACGAGGCGCACCTCAAGGACAAGGTTGACGCCCTCCTCTGCGCCGGCGGCAACTGACAGATCCGGTTTCCCGTTGGGTTCCTTCCATCTGAGTAGAGCCGGCTATAATTCAGCTCGTGTATGCCGAACCAGAAGCTGGGAAATTGTGTGAAGCTAATAAATAAATCAGTTCATGTATGACGAACCGGAAGCTGGGAAATACCTAGTAAAGCTAGTAATTCGATAATAGTGAAGCTAGTAACTCGATGGTGCTGTGTCTCGTTCTACATTCCCAGAATCCGAATCTAAggtttaattaaatcattgcattTCACGGGGTTGAGTAAAGACTAAGATAATTCATCATTATTCATTCATAGTTTCATGCAACACACATTCTCACTAGTAGAATAACAGATCAGTCCAACTCGATTGATGTTGTAAAAGAGGCCAGCAACAGCAATGTAAACAGTACAATGCTTTGCACTTGCTCTTTCCCTTGTAGACTGTACATGCTTGAACAATCTGAACAACAAAAATGTCATATTAAGCGTAGAAACAATTTCATGTTCACTTTGAAGATGAGACGTGTTCATCTTAACCATCCAGAGACCGACGAACCTAGTAGCCGAAGTTGTCCAGCGACCGACGAACGTAGTAGCCAAAGTTGGACGCGCTGCTGGTGGATAGAACTTGGGATGGCTATATTCGGAAGGGAGGCATTtgcgcccggacgtccggcctATGCAGCACGGCCGGACACAGCTTTCAAATCGTTCCTACGATAGATACACAGGAGCCTGATGCGAGCGACTCGTTCCGGCCTTCCCACAGCGCGTGGCTCATCTGTGGCTCATCTTCCCACAGCGCGACGTGTGCTGGCCCGAGCCCGCCCCGTCTGCAGCCCCCACCAGGGTGCCGCGCGACCCATCTCCTGGCCCCGGCGTGCCCCATCCCTTAGCACCCGGGCCGTGTCCCCCGTGACTCTATGAACGTATCTCTGATACATGAAACACTTGCGACATAAAAACACTTTTAATGCAATATACATCTAAAGaaaatgaaatatttggaacatacgcatgcaacatatgtatgaaacatatgtaacatctagattaaacacttgcaacatgaaaacacttactgcaacataagactgaaaacagcagaaacatttggaacatacggtTGCAGCATATGGAACATACTGTTGCAGCATATGTGTGAATCATATACAACATTCAGATCagaatgcttgcaacatacgactggaacagatgaaacattttgaacaaataattgcaacatatctctgaaacacttggaacatatgcaAGTGCAAACatcctcgatctacttttgcaacatccatacgaaataatcgcaacatacctctaaaacgcttaaaacacttgaaacatgcatttgcaacATATGGAAAGGGAGACCTGAGCCGATTGATTCCAGTCGTCGGGGTGGACACCCGCGGTGAGCGGCGGCGCGCGACCACCACCAGCATCTGCCCCGGCTCGTGGGTGCCCTAGGCTCATCCGGGGATGACCTAAGGCACCTCGGCACGTGCGCCCAGTGACCATCAGCAGGGGCATCAATGATGAGGCATCCCGATGACGTTGGGGGTTAGGGAAGAGGCAAGGAGGCGCTATGTTGTCAGCAAACATGACATGGAGAGCGAGAGATGGGGAGAGCAGAGGCAGTTGTAGAGTCAAGATGACGgattagaggggggtgaatagtcctttctaaaattaaacgtgctggctaaccaaaacaaatgcggaattaaaattaTCGATCTAGCTAGGACTACACCCTGCTATCTAAGTTTTCCAGCTTcttacaaagatactaattaCGCAACTAAGGTACCAGGCTAGTTAAAGCTCACCTAATtaattctagaagtaaggtcacacaaacctattgttgacggtcactaacaccaattataaaccgtcaacataacctgcatttatatttaattccatcaccaagcataggtataggggtttaaactaatgaattccacgagtTTAGATAATTTCAAGactacaggaggatttatccaaaaAATAGCTCTCGGaaccactatcatacactccaaacaagcaaatcgACAACAACAAATGATTCAACTCGTGAAAACtgtgaaagacaactctagaaggtttcaGAAGACACTACGCCGAAGCTTGAGCCAAAAGGCCATGAAAGTGGGCCGGCCGGCCTGCCACGGAGCCCGCTCACCCTCCgctgcctcgtactcgttcctaAGATCTACACCGTTGATTTTAAGGCGGTTTTAGGTCGATTTATCCAACGATGATCGAGGAAGTTGACGTGGATCAATAACGTGGCGATTCcttgcccctactccacctcgacatatatatatagcagcccctacccttctccctggagccatcctaaaaccctaattcatattctccttgtcaggatcagagccagctatcaagggAAGATAAGTCCTCCAtaagatctagtcttgtaaataatagtgagatagagtgtgaggaaagagtttggagaAAGTGTcgacctatcggtgctctctctatggcttgtgccctggcggaatcaagttctacttgaACTTGCTTCTGAGGATTCTATGGTAaccgacttctaattcaagtaagcatcatggttatattgttcatcaggttcataactctttgagtgctttaatctataggacgctctaggttaaagtagtaattgtaggtgtaagCGTGGTGATTAGACcaggttacttgtggatgtaccctatattcctgatcggtggtagctcgcgatggtgactcttatagccttgttgaatcctttgtagtccacctcccgtttataAGCCTACTAAGGATTTAGTTACTACAagaaacatactctgcttgtgtttcccttagtaatatccctagttgaacaatagaagacatagcttactgaAGTTAAAACTAGAAGACCTCTGTGATCTCCTCTATACTCCTATTATATTAAATATTGTTACTACTCCGGGTTAAGTTAGACGTAGTTACTCTCACACGTTTctt includes these proteins:
- the LOC136527149 gene encoding CDK5RAP3-like protein, yielding MHDPSEIRNLPIDIAFGRLQEWLVDRKRVPHDWRKRLAGIRARVATAFAALPRDLHPSLLSLDPEEIGYLEAKKIYGILLDSNTESRNIFGRLTGSAGEWESIIKAYEKDHVYLGEAAQIMVQNVNYDIPYQRKQMQKTQQQLAELDRREADIKRLAALSATRYVEACQELGLQGINVREELIESAKTLPSTFSKILEVLNSDPVSNAMEYYTTFVKDCHTEDKGNCVSVLHKLKELQANPPSLHVSVYNEIKSSLGEAPKSHGFGSAGQIDSNVAADDIDWDISVDANEIDWDIGAVEQPVEESGNGFGSYEIIDANIELAGSENYNVSDKSLNQEDLASSESGICWDITADSSEEIASIQNAPSELEQPQSQMVTEDRSRLLEKEYRNDILDDLLEVKSFLTQRLGEMRNADTSSLQHQVLAVSPFVLQQHTPDSLENMLVEVSSAISLLTNQKTLDLIMILNSKRFLDRLVSTLEEKKHHEVKLREGLGDLSVKRMELQNALSSSWPKQEAAVTKTRELKKLCESTLSSVFDGRPVHIIGEINTLLSSSVSQLAV
- the LOC136527150 gene encoding thioredoxin-like protein Clot, coding for MTVEKVDAALADFDAHFDRLFASPDAASDGKVKLLLFLADREPDSSLTWCPDCNVAEPVIYERLEALQGRDAVLLRAYVGDKPTWRDPAHPWRVDPRFGLKGVPTLIRWEDGAAAARLGDDEAHLKDKVDALLCAGGN